From Thiohalorhabdus denitrificans, the proteins below share one genomic window:
- a CDS encoding TIGR03545 family protein — protein MGRFVRWWGLGVFLGLVVLAGGVWWLFADYWLERAVESAGSRAVGARVELRGAELDLFPARVRLHGLQVTNPRDPMRNAFQAERVAFDMDLSSLVLGRTRINEVAVEGAAVQTPRKRSGALKDAPAPEPEQELSGVGDSQGLGELRLPDAEEVLAEADLQTVEEAERLERDIRRAREDLEERVRDLPDREAIRAYEKRVDALKDTDGGLAGLVKGGQEAARLRKDIRADLKRVEAVQADLEGEVSGSRERLARLKEAPGRDARRLVEKYEATPEGLGNVASLLFGERVGRWVGSGWYWYATLRPYLEPLRERIGGEGEVTASKPLRALGLDIRFPEEPAEPETVVRTIRLSTPEEPLEGGLGVEGLVADLSFQPSLWPEPITADIRGRRAGEEARVRLEAELDHRRPESPEDRLDLGITGADAAGWRFGGDGPLEVLLEEGRADLEGRAILRGEEMDIRLQGDFADARLAAAGEGELAGALAEALANVREFTLSGRITGTPQSPRVALESSLQEVIGQKVERMVEDRLAQLEGEVQNLLEKRARPALQGAEEALAGLQGLEETVAQRLQALEDLPDLGG, from the coding sequence ATGGGCCGGTTCGTGCGCTGGTGGGGTTTGGGGGTCTTCCTGGGCCTAGTGGTCCTCGCGGGTGGGGTCTGGTGGCTGTTCGCCGATTATTGGCTGGAGCGGGCGGTGGAGTCCGCCGGGAGCCGCGCGGTCGGTGCCCGGGTGGAGCTGCGCGGGGCCGAGCTGGACCTGTTCCCGGCCCGCGTGCGGCTGCACGGGCTCCAGGTAACCAACCCCCGGGACCCCATGCGGAACGCCTTTCAGGCCGAGCGGGTGGCGTTCGACATGGACCTGTCCTCCCTGGTCCTCGGCCGGACCCGCATCAACGAGGTGGCGGTGGAGGGGGCCGCCGTCCAGACCCCCCGGAAGCGCAGCGGGGCCCTGAAAGACGCCCCCGCACCGGAGCCCGAACAGGAGTTGAGCGGGGTTGGGGATTCTCAGGGTCTGGGGGAGCTCCGGCTCCCCGACGCCGAGGAGGTGCTGGCCGAGGCCGATCTCCAGACGGTGGAGGAGGCGGAGCGGCTGGAGCGGGACATCCGCCGGGCCCGGGAGGACCTTGAGGAGCGCGTCCGGGACCTGCCGGACCGGGAGGCCATCAGGGCCTATGAGAAGCGGGTGGACGCCCTCAAGGACACCGACGGCGGACTCGCCGGGCTGGTGAAGGGCGGTCAGGAGGCGGCCCGCCTGCGGAAGGACATCCGCGCCGACCTGAAGCGGGTCGAGGCGGTGCAGGCGGACCTGGAGGGCGAGGTGAGCGGTTCCCGCGAGCGCCTCGCCCGCCTCAAGGAGGCCCCCGGGCGCGATGCCCGACGGCTGGTGGAGAAGTACGAGGCGACTCCCGAGGGACTGGGGAACGTGGCCTCCCTCCTGTTCGGCGAGCGGGTGGGCCGATGGGTGGGGTCGGGCTGGTACTGGTACGCCACCCTGCGCCCCTACCTGGAGCCGCTGCGGGAGCGGATCGGCGGCGAGGGGGAGGTGACGGCCAGCAAGCCCCTGCGCGCCCTGGGCCTGGACATCCGCTTCCCCGAGGAGCCTGCCGAGCCCGAGACGGTGGTCCGCACCATCCGCCTGTCCACGCCGGAGGAGCCGCTGGAGGGTGGCCTGGGCGTGGAGGGCCTGGTGGCCGACCTGAGCTTCCAGCCTTCGCTGTGGCCCGAGCCCATCACCGCGGACATCCGAGGACGCCGGGCGGGGGAGGAGGCCCGGGTGCGGCTGGAGGCGGAGCTGGACCACCGCCGTCCCGAAAGCCCGGAGGACCGGCTGGACCTGGGGATCACCGGGGCCGACGCGGCGGGCTGGCGCTTCGGAGGCGACGGTCCGCTGGAGGTGCTCCTGGAGGAGGGCCGGGCCGACCTGGAAGGGCGGGCGATCCTGCGCGGCGAGGAGATGGATATCCGCCTGCAAGGCGACTTCGCCGATGCCCGGTTGGCCGCCGCCGGGGAAGGGGAGCTGGCCGGCGCCCTCGCCGAGGCCCTGGCGAATGTGAGGGAGTTCACCCTGTCCGGCCGAATCACCGGCACCCCGCAATCGCCGCGTGTGGCCCTGGAATCCTCCCTGCAGGAGGTTATCGGTCAGAAAGTGGAAAGGATGGTCGAGGACCGTCTGGCGCAGCTGGAGGGCGAGGTGCAAAACCTCCTGGAGAAGCGGGCCCGGCCCGCGCTCCAGGGGGCCGAGGAGGCCCTCGCCGGACTGCAGGGTCTGGAGGAAACCGTGGCCCAACGCCTCCAGGCTCTGGAGGACCTGCCGGATCTGGGCGGGTGA
- a CDS encoding TIGR03546 family protein, with product MLQLLARLLKALNAENSPAQLAGAVALGVVAGWTPLWSPPNLLVFLLALVLRINLTTFILAWGLFTGLAYLFDQWFHALGLAMLTSEGLRGFWTVLYNTALGRLSGLFNTVTLGSLLASLAAAAILFPVTVLLVRRYRQHVLARVRRSRIMTLLRANRLYRLYAELRG from the coding sequence ATGCTCCAGCTCCTGGCCCGCCTCCTGAAGGCGCTGAACGCGGAGAACAGCCCCGCGCAGCTCGCCGGGGCCGTGGCTCTGGGCGTCGTCGCCGGTTGGACGCCCTTGTGGTCCCCGCCCAATCTGCTGGTCTTCCTGTTGGCCCTGGTACTGCGCATCAACCTGACCACCTTCATCCTTGCCTGGGGTCTGTTCACCGGCTTGGCCTACCTCTTCGACCAGTGGTTCCACGCTCTGGGCCTGGCGATGCTCACCAGCGAGGGGCTGCGCGGCTTCTGGACCGTCCTGTACAACACCGCCCTGGGCCGTCTGTCCGGCCTCTTCAACACCGTGACCCTGGGGAGCCTTTTGGCCTCCTTGGCGGCGGCCGCGATCCTCTTCCCCGTGACGGTTCTGCTTGTTCGCCGTTACCGGCAGCACGTCCTGGCCCGGGTCAGGCGCTCCCGGATCATGACCCTCCTGCGGGCCAATCGCTTGTACCGGCTCTACGCCGAGCTGCGGGGGTAG
- a CDS encoding DUF72 domain-containing protein, producing the protein MDVRVGTCGFAEAQDRIFRDLDILEVQKTFYQPPRVATARRWRERAGAGFAFAVKAWQLVTHHAGSPTYRRLSEPLDAERRAEAGGLRWNPTTRMAWERTQGIADALAAEAIVVQTPASFRPSAENLDNLRTFFARADRRGRYLVFEPRGPAWTDGLLAELADETGLVHGVDPFLRPPATAGYRYFRLHGRPAYHYRYRYADDELEELAARVEGAAPVRILFNNDAMAGDARRLRRRLNLTGTAG; encoded by the coding sequence ATGGATGTTCGGGTGGGCACCTGCGGGTTCGCCGAGGCTCAGGACCGGATCTTCCGGGACCTGGACATCCTCGAGGTGCAGAAGACCTTCTACCAGCCGCCCCGGGTCGCCACGGCGCGGCGCTGGCGCGAGCGGGCGGGGGCCGGATTCGCCTTCGCGGTGAAGGCCTGGCAGCTCGTCACCCACCACGCCGGCAGCCCCACCTACCGCCGCCTGTCCGAGCCCCTCGACGCGGAGCGGCGCGCCGAGGCCGGCGGGCTGCGCTGGAACCCCACTACCCGCATGGCCTGGGAGCGGACCCAGGGGATCGCCGATGCCCTGGCGGCGGAAGCGATCGTCGTGCAGACCCCGGCCAGCTTCCGGCCCTCCGCCGAGAACCTGGATAATCTGCGCACCTTCTTCGCCCGCGCGGACCGGCGGGGGCGGTACCTGGTCTTCGAGCCCCGAGGCCCGGCGTGGACGGACGGGCTGCTGGCGGAGCTTGCGGATGAGACCGGGCTGGTGCACGGGGTGGATCCTTTCCTACGGCCGCCGGCCACCGCCGGATACCGGTACTTCCGCCTTCACGGCCGGCCCGCCTACCACTACCGCTATCGCTACGCGGACGACGAGCTGGAGGAGCTGGCGGCCCGGGTGGAGGGAGCGGCCCCCGTGCGGATCCTGTTCAACAACGACGCCATGGCCGGGGACGCCCGCCGGCTGCGGCGCAGGCTGAATTTGACCGGGACTGCGGGATAG
- a CDS encoding class I SAM-dependent methyltransferase — translation MAARGAVGRAHRAAAACLYPGAWAVDATVGNGHDTLFLAREVGPQGRVDGVDSQAAALAGARRRLETAGALERVRLHHGGHEDLLRLLPDEARGRVGAVLFNLGYLPGGDKAVITRAETTLAALEAAVALLAPEGRIVLVAYPGHPGGAEECEAVMHWARSRRPEGLALLELDPPDQSGAAPRLLVLESRPGT, via the coding sequence ATGGCCGCACGGGGGGCCGTGGGCCGGGCCCACCGGGCGGCGGCCGCATGCCTGTACCCGGGGGCCTGGGCGGTGGACGCCACCGTGGGCAACGGGCACGACACCCTGTTCTTGGCCCGGGAGGTGGGTCCGCAGGGGCGGGTGGACGGGGTGGACAGCCAGGCGGCGGCCCTGGCTGGCGCCCGCCGGCGCTTGGAGACGGCCGGAGCCCTGGAGCGGGTGCGCCTGCACCACGGCGGCCACGAGGACCTCCTGCGGCTCCTGCCCGACGAGGCCCGGGGCCGGGTCGGTGCGGTCCTGTTCAACCTGGGCTACCTGCCCGGGGGCGACAAGGCCGTGATCACCCGGGCCGAGACCACCTTGGCCGCCCTGGAGGCGGCCGTGGCCCTGCTGGCCCCGGAAGGGCGTATCGTCCTGGTGGCCTACCCGGGCCACCCCGGCGGTGCCGAGGAATGCGAGGCGGTGATGCACTGGGCCCGGAGCCGGCGTCCCGAAGGACTAGCGCTCCTGGAGCTGGATCCCCCCGACCAGAGCGGGGCGGCGCCCCGGCTCCTGGTGCTGGAGTCCCGGCCCGGGACCTGA
- a CDS encoding NAD(P)/FAD-dependent oxidoreductase, with amino-acid sequence MNEHDFLIVGGGLAGSLLALALLERGRRVALVDQPRAASASRVAAGLLTPIGGRRLTRAGPLEELLPAAIRTYRRAEERTGRALLREVDTLRLCRGAEEAEHYRRRRADPDFRPYLGAPVAGSEEEPEAYPVHGGGVLDTEAFLEAAAEIVAASGTLRRGVVDPKDVTVGPEGVAWGELRADRVVFCEGYRVRENPWFHWLPLTPVKGEVLGGRLEEGLPDRPVNRKVTLVPWGDQEFLLGSTFDRHNVDEVPTAAGRAELLHQLPGLLGERPEVEVTEHRAGIRPAPTDHHPLLGCHPRESRACVLNGLGARGALIGPYYAERLAEHLVEEAPLPPKADIARFRDRA; translated from the coding sequence ATGAACGAGCATGACTTCCTGATCGTGGGCGGGGGCCTTGCAGGCAGCCTGCTGGCCCTGGCCCTCCTGGAGCGCGGCCGGCGCGTGGCCCTGGTGGATCAGCCCCGGGCGGCGTCCGCCTCCCGGGTCGCCGCCGGCCTGCTCACGCCCATCGGTGGGCGCCGGCTGACCCGGGCCGGGCCCCTCGAGGAGCTGCTGCCCGCGGCCATTCGCACCTATCGGCGCGCGGAGGAGCGGACCGGGCGCGCCCTGCTGCGGGAGGTGGACACCCTCCGGCTGTGCCGGGGCGCCGAGGAGGCGGAGCACTACCGGCGCCGGCGCGCCGACCCGGATTTCCGGCCCTACCTCGGGGCGCCGGTGGCGGGCTCCGAGGAGGAGCCGGAGGCCTATCCCGTGCACGGGGGCGGGGTCCTGGATACGGAGGCCTTTCTGGAGGCCGCGGCAGAGATCGTCGCCGCGAGTGGGACCCTACGCCGGGGAGTGGTGGACCCGAAGGACGTCACGGTGGGCCCGGAGGGTGTGGCCTGGGGGGAGCTGCGCGCCGACCGGGTGGTCTTCTGCGAGGGCTACCGGGTGCGGGAGAACCCGTGGTTCCACTGGCTGCCGCTTACCCCGGTGAAGGGGGAGGTTCTGGGCGGTCGGCTGGAGGAGGGCCTTCCGGACCGGCCGGTAAACCGGAAGGTGACCCTGGTCCCCTGGGGGGATCAGGAGTTCCTGCTCGGCTCCACCTTCGATCGCCACAATGTGGACGAAGTCCCCACCGCCGCGGGCCGGGCGGAGCTCCTCCACCAGCTCCCGGGTCTGCTCGGCGAGCGGCCGGAGGTGGAGGTCACCGAACATCGCGCCGGCATCCGCCCCGCCCCCACCGATCACCATCCCCTGCTGGGCTGCCACCCCCGCGAGTCGCGCGCCTGCGTGCTCAACGGCCTGGGGGCGCGGGGGGCCCTGATCGGCCCCTACTACGCCGAGCGCCTGGCCGAGCATCTGGTGGAGGAAGCCCCGCTGCCGCCGAAGGCGGACATCGCCCGCTTCCGGGACCGCGCCTAA
- a CDS encoding Clp1/GlmU family protein has product MSSPPPGEPAPLDIPRDWVRAAEAMLAAGGGRIVVAGAADRGKSSFCRYLTGRFLEAGKEVALLDADIGQKDLGPPAALTLGFRAPGREPEDGPHAFYFVGAVSPRGHFLPVAVGAGRLLAQAGAQPVIVNTDGLVHGPGRILRHYQMEALDPDHVVALEAEGEAGAVPAPLGATVHRLRPAPSARPRSPAERKAARQRAFRAHFRNAGRAVLDLETFHLERCLLFSGRTVDPGGFLHAEETPEGPLVVGNRPVPDGTTKRLPAGFERDLLCGVLDADGRCLGLARLARLDFRTRRLTLWTPVPPTRIRGLQLGDLYVDAEGRELARSRPRHL; this is encoded by the coding sequence TTGTCCAGCCCACCGCCCGGGGAGCCCGCCCCCCTGGACATCCCTCGAGACTGGGTACGCGCCGCCGAGGCGATGCTGGCGGCCGGCGGGGGCCGGATCGTGGTCGCCGGAGCCGCGGACCGGGGCAAGTCCAGCTTCTGCCGCTACCTGACCGGCCGCTTCCTGGAGGCCGGCAAGGAGGTGGCCCTACTGGACGCCGACATCGGCCAGAAGGACCTCGGTCCCCCGGCGGCCCTCACCCTGGGGTTCCGCGCCCCCGGGCGGGAGCCCGAGGACGGGCCGCACGCCTTCTATTTCGTGGGCGCCGTGAGCCCACGCGGTCATTTCCTGCCCGTGGCGGTGGGAGCCGGGCGGCTTCTGGCCCAGGCCGGAGCCCAGCCGGTCATCGTCAACACCGACGGCCTGGTCCACGGACCCGGCCGGATCCTGCGGCACTATCAGATGGAGGCCCTGGACCCCGACCACGTGGTGGCCCTGGAGGCGGAAGGCGAGGCCGGCGCGGTGCCCGCGCCCTTGGGGGCCACGGTGCACCGGCTCCGCCCCGCCCCGTCTGCGCGGCCCCGGAGCCCCGCTGAGCGCAAGGCGGCCCGGCAGCGGGCCTTCCGGGCCCATTTCCGGAACGCCGGGCGTGCGGTGCTGGACCTGGAGACCTTCCACCTGGAGCGCTGCCTGCTGTTCTCGGGCCGGACCGTGGACCCGGGAGGATTCCTACACGCCGAGGAGACCCCGGAAGGCCCTCTGGTGGTAGGCAACCGGCCTGTCCCCGACGGGACCACCAAACGCCTCCCGGCCGGTTTCGAGCGGGACCTGCTGTGCGGCGTCCTGGACGCCGACGGCCGCTGCCTGGGGCTGGCCCGCCTGGCGCGCCTCGATTTCCGGACCCGGAGGCTGACCCTGTGGACCCCCGTGCCCCCGACCCGGATCCGGGGCCTGCAGCTGGGCGACCTCTACGTGGACGCCGAGGGCCGGGAGCTGGCGCGCAGCCGTCCCCGGCATCTCTAA
- a CDS encoding NUDIX domain-containing protein: MGHAKPHGLWYRPPEGQFRRVRVEEKEITGKGLELAAGVVVIRPVAEGCRFLLLRAFRYWDFPKGLVEPGEVPLNAAVREVAEETGIADLSFPWDRDRYETETYNRGRKKAVYFAGRTAQTEVVLPVSAELGCPEHHEYRWVTAAEGRELLGDRVRGALEWARRYAGCPEG; the protein is encoded by the coding sequence ATGGGCCACGCCAAGCCCCACGGCCTGTGGTACCGCCCGCCGGAGGGGCAGTTCCGGCGCGTACGGGTAGAGGAGAAAGAGATCACGGGAAAGGGTTTGGAGCTTGCCGCGGGGGTGGTGGTGATCCGGCCGGTGGCCGAGGGCTGCCGGTTCCTGTTGCTGCGCGCCTTCCGCTACTGGGACTTCCCCAAGGGGCTGGTGGAGCCGGGGGAGGTCCCCCTGAACGCGGCCGTGCGGGAGGTGGCGGAGGAGACCGGGATCGCCGATCTCAGCTTCCCCTGGGACCGGGACCGCTACGAGACCGAGACTTACAACCGGGGCCGCAAGAAGGCCGTGTACTTCGCCGGCCGCACCGCGCAGACGGAGGTGGTGCTGCCGGTGAGCGCGGAGCTGGGTTGCCCCGAGCACCACGAATACCGCTGGGTCACCGCCGCCGAGGGCCGGGAGCTGCTGGGGGACCGGGTGCGCGGGGCCCTGGAATGGGCCCGGAGGTACGCCGGCTGCCCGGAGGGTTAG
- a CDS encoding Mth938-like domain-containing protein, with amino-acid sequence MAVDDYAFGRITIAGRVYTKDVLLLSDGVHSPWWRKEGHSLDPGDLEGVLADPPEVLVIGTGYYGNMDVPEKTLKALRDKGIEPRVARTTQAVEELNRLMGDSARIAAALHLTC; translated from the coding sequence ATGGCGGTGGACGACTACGCCTTCGGCCGCATCACCATAGCGGGCCGGGTGTACACCAAGGACGTGCTCCTGCTGTCCGACGGCGTCCATTCCCCGTGGTGGAGGAAGGAGGGGCATTCCCTCGACCCCGGGGATCTGGAGGGCGTCCTGGCGGACCCGCCGGAGGTCCTGGTAATCGGCACCGGCTACTACGGCAACATGGACGTGCCGGAGAAGACCCTCAAGGCCCTGCGGGACAAGGGCATCGAGCCCCGTGTGGCCCGGACCACCCAGGCCGTGGAGGAGCTCAACCGACTGATGGGGGACTCCGCCCGTATCGCGGCCGCCCTGCACCTCACCTGCTAG
- a CDS encoding MBL fold metallo-hydrolase, with protein sequence MLFEQFYLPSLGHASYLIGSEETGEALALDVRRDVDTYYRYAQEHGLRIRYAADTHQHNDFLSGITELRQRGDLELLASARAELGYRAESLADGDRLSMGEVELEVLHTPGHTPEHISLLVRDSSRGEDPLMLLSGGALLVADVARPDLLGDWERTQRHAREVCQTLRDKILPLPDHVMVFPTHVAGSLCGGSIGSMLFTSLGYERRLNHILQSVEDENEFTRQCLNLEGLPTVPPYWPRMRQGNQAGPEALGVLTEPRPMGPAEVEHARDEGAYLVDCRTPEAFGGGHVPGALNIGLGNAFPTWAGTVLPKEARTVLVLDDASDLWTATWHLLRIGYPVPLGWLGGGMAAWRTSGREPEMLPQWTPRGLDEERRRNGDLVILDVRQPGEWSAGHVPGARHLSGGEINDRLEEVPEGRPVAVYCGSGFRSSVIASVLARAGRGPIFNTLGGFGGWKNAGLPVED encoded by the coding sequence ATGCTCTTCGAACAGTTCTATCTGCCCAGCCTCGGGCATGCCTCGTACTTGATCGGGTCCGAGGAAACGGGGGAGGCCCTGGCCCTCGACGTGCGCCGGGATGTGGACACCTATTACCGCTACGCCCAGGAGCATGGCCTGCGGATTCGTTACGCCGCCGATACCCACCAGCACAACGACTTCCTGTCGGGCATCACCGAACTGCGGCAGCGGGGTGACCTGGAGCTGCTGGCCAGCGCCCGCGCCGAGCTCGGCTACCGGGCCGAATCCCTCGCCGACGGCGACCGCCTGTCCATGGGGGAGGTGGAGCTCGAGGTCCTGCACACCCCCGGCCACACGCCGGAGCACATCAGCCTGTTGGTACGGGACAGCTCGCGGGGCGAGGACCCCCTCATGCTCCTCTCCGGGGGAGCGCTGCTGGTGGCGGACGTGGCCCGCCCGGACCTGCTGGGGGACTGGGAGCGGACCCAGAGGCACGCCCGCGAGGTCTGCCAGACTCTGCGCGACAAGATCCTGCCGCTGCCGGACCACGTGATGGTGTTCCCCACCCACGTGGCCGGCTCCCTGTGCGGCGGTTCCATCGGCAGCATGCTGTTCACCTCCCTGGGCTACGAGCGCCGCCTGAACCATATCCTCCAGTCCGTGGAGGACGAAAACGAGTTCACCCGGCAGTGCCTGAACCTGGAGGGGCTGCCCACGGTGCCCCCGTACTGGCCGCGGATGCGCCAGGGCAACCAGGCCGGGCCCGAGGCGCTGGGGGTCCTTACCGAGCCGCGCCCCATGGGGCCGGCGGAGGTGGAGCACGCCCGGGACGAGGGGGCCTACCTGGTGGACTGCCGGACCCCCGAGGCCTTCGGCGGCGGGCATGTCCCCGGGGCGCTCAACATCGGCCTGGGCAACGCCTTTCCCACCTGGGCCGGTACCGTGCTCCCGAAGGAAGCGCGCACGGTGCTCGTCCTGGACGACGCCTCCGACCTGTGGACCGCTACCTGGCACCTGCTGCGCATCGGCTATCCGGTGCCGCTGGGCTGGCTGGGGGGCGGGATGGCCGCCTGGCGCACCTCGGGCCGGGAGCCGGAGATGCTGCCGCAATGGACGCCGCGCGGCCTCGACGAAGAGCGGCGCCGGAACGGCGACCTGGTGATCCTCGACGTCCGCCAGCCCGGGGAATGGAGCGCGGGACACGTGCCCGGGGCCCGGCACCTGTCCGGGGGGGAGATCAACGACCGCCTGGAGGAGGTGCCCGAGGGCCGGCCGGTCGCCGTCTATTGCGGCAGCGGCTTCCGCTCCTCGGTCATCGCCAGCGTCCTCGCCCGCGCCGGGCGCGGCCCCATCTTCAACACGCTCGGCGGGTTTGGTGGCTGGAAGAACGCCGGCCTGCCGGTGGAGGATTGA
- a CDS encoding dihydrofolate reductase, translating to MQITMIMAASDNGVIGVDNRLPWALPDDLRFFARQTRGKMVLMGRRTYDSLGPTAERPNPLPGRILLVVTGRPGDFPLECEEVVPVGSVQEGLAMAEALGEEELMVAGGHSVFMEAWPFADRILLTRVHGQFEGDTFVPDPDPRKWREVSSEHHPVDPDHAYPFTTSTLERRT from the coding sequence ATGCAGATCACCATGATCATGGCGGCGTCGGACAACGGCGTCATCGGTGTCGACAACCGACTGCCGTGGGCCCTGCCCGACGACCTGCGCTTCTTCGCCCGACAGACGCGGGGGAAGATGGTCCTCATGGGCCGGCGGACCTACGATTCCCTGGGCCCCACCGCCGAACGGCCCAACCCCTTGCCCGGACGTATCCTCCTGGTGGTTACGGGGCGCCCTGGGGATTTCCCCCTGGAATGCGAGGAGGTGGTGCCGGTGGGCTCGGTGCAGGAGGGGCTGGCCATGGCGGAGGCCCTGGGCGAGGAGGAGCTCATGGTAGCCGGGGGCCATTCGGTGTTCATGGAGGCCTGGCCCTTCGCCGACCGCATCCTGCTCACCCGGGTCCACGGCCAGTTCGAGGGGGACACCTTCGTTCCCGACCCGGATCCCCGGAAGTGGCGGGAGGTCAGCAGCGAGCACCACCCGGTGGACCCCGACCACGCCTACCCCTTCACCACCTCCACCCTGGAGCGCCGCACCTGA
- a CDS encoding ATP-binding protein, with the protein MPRNVFVIGPDAFNQARLEALSVPGDIRFHPLLAYQNVRGDAYPLEELIDRAERQLRDFPGSVDALVGFWDFPVSDMVPILCRRLGLRGPSLEAVVKSEDKYWSRLEQRKVVADCVPRFCRFDPFAADPRAQVDLEYPFWIKPVKAWRSQLGFRVRDDAELRVALEVVRERIGRFAEPFNRLLGMLELPEGIPPEEGRYCVAEEIIGGRQCTLEGFALDGAVEVYGIVDSVRYANETTFARYQYPSDLPADIQARMIERSRALVTFLGLDNTTFNIEFYYDEKRDRTWLLEINPRISQSHSDLFDKVDGYSNLRVLVDVALGGHPRRTPGGGPFRYAAKHFLRHFEDARVAAVPGEEDIHTLQEEVPGTLVEIHVRPGMRLSELPDQDSYSYELGYLFVGAEDPRQLLERIRRCEELLPFELEPVG; encoded by the coding sequence ATGCCCCGGAACGTGTTCGTGATCGGTCCCGATGCCTTCAACCAGGCCCGGCTGGAGGCCCTGTCCGTACCCGGGGATATCCGCTTCCATCCCTTGCTCGCCTACCAAAATGTCCGCGGGGACGCCTATCCTCTGGAGGAGCTGATCGACCGGGCCGAGCGGCAGCTGCGGGATTTCCCCGGGTCCGTGGACGCGCTTGTTGGCTTCTGGGACTTCCCCGTGAGCGACATGGTGCCCATCCTCTGTCGGCGCCTCGGTCTCCGCGGCCCCTCCCTGGAGGCGGTGGTGAAGTCCGAGGACAAGTACTGGAGCCGCCTGGAGCAGCGCAAGGTGGTGGCCGATTGCGTGCCGCGCTTCTGCCGCTTCGATCCCTTCGCCGCGGATCCCCGCGCCCAGGTGGACCTGGAGTACCCCTTCTGGATCAAACCGGTGAAGGCCTGGCGGTCGCAGCTGGGCTTTCGGGTGCGGGACGACGCCGAGCTCCGGGTGGCCCTGGAGGTGGTGCGGGAGCGCATCGGCCGGTTCGCGGAGCCCTTCAACCGGCTGCTGGGCATGCTGGAGCTGCCGGAGGGGATCCCTCCCGAGGAGGGGCGGTATTGCGTGGCGGAGGAGATCATCGGCGGCCGGCAGTGCACCCTGGAGGGCTTCGCCCTGGACGGCGCGGTGGAGGTCTACGGGATCGTCGACTCCGTCCGCTACGCCAACGAGACTACCTTCGCCCGCTACCAGTACCCCTCCGACCTCCCCGCGGACATCCAGGCCCGCATGATCGAGAGGTCCCGCGCCCTGGTGACGTTCCTGGGCCTGGACAACACCACCTTCAACATCGAGTTCTACTACGACGAGAAACGGGACCGGACCTGGCTGCTGGAGATCAATCCACGCATCTCCCAGTCCCACAGCGATCTGTTCGATAAGGTGGACGGCTACTCCAACCTGCGGGTCCTGGTGGACGTGGCCCTGGGGGGGCATCCCCGGCGCACCCCGGGGGGCGGGCCGTTCCGTTACGCCGCCAAGCACTTCCTGCGCCATTTCGAGGATGCCCGGGTGGCGGCGGTGCCGGGGGAGGAGGACATCCACACCCTTCAGGAGGAGGTGCCGGGGACCCTGGTGGAGATCCACGTGCGGCCGGGCATGCGGCTGTCCGAGCTCCCGGACCAGGACAGCTACAGCTACGAGCTGGGCTATCTGTTCGTGGGGGCCGAGGACCCCCGCCAGCTCCTGGAGCGGATCCGGCGCTGCGAGGAGCTGCTGCCCTTCGAGCTGGAGCCCGTGGGATAA
- a CDS encoding type 1 glutamine amidotransferase domain-containing protein, with translation MEGKLSGRRVALFAADLFEDIELYYPLYRLGEEGAEVVVVGPSRRTYQGKHGLSIEARAGLEDVRQEDFAALVLPGGYAPDHLRRQERLLEMVRGADGAGKPIAAICHAGWVPVSAGIVKGRRMTGFWSIKDDLVNAGAAYEDRPVVEDGNLITSRYPNDLGAFCRAIIAALSG, from the coding sequence ATGGAGGGCAAGCTCTCGGGACGGCGCGTCGCCCTGTTCGCCGCGGATCTCTTCGAGGACATCGAACTGTACTATCCCCTCTACCGCCTGGGAGAGGAAGGCGCGGAGGTGGTGGTGGTCGGACCTTCCCGGCGCACCTACCAGGGCAAGCATGGGCTGTCTATTGAGGCCCGGGCGGGCCTGGAGGACGTGCGGCAGGAGGACTTTGCCGCCCTGGTCCTGCCCGGCGGGTACGCCCCCGACCACCTCCGGCGCCAGGAGCGCCTGCTGGAGATGGTGCGCGGGGCCGACGGGGCCGGGAAGCCCATCGCCGCCATCTGCCACGCCGGCTGGGTCCCGGTCTCGGCGGGGATCGTCAAGGGCCGCCGGATGACGGGCTTCTGGTCCATCAAGGACGATCTGGTGAACGCCGGAGCCGCGTATGAAGACCGGCCGGTGGTGGAGGACGGCAACCTGATCACCTCCCGCTATCCCAACGACCTCGGGGCCTTCTGCCGGGCCATCATCGCCGCCCTGTCCGGATGA